The following coding sequences are from one Penaeus monodon isolate SGIC_2016 chromosome 21, NSTDA_Pmon_1, whole genome shotgun sequence window:
- the LOC119586487 gene encoding ADP-ribosylation factor-like protein 13B isoform X2: MGNCLLLLGLKKQKRPVTLLLVGLDNAGKTTAAKGIVGDPVEDTTPTVGFAPEYLEYRGCEITIYDLGGGSRIRPVWSKYFSEVHGVIFVVDSSDPNRIQECRDVLSNLLSDRKVAGKPVLILANKQDVEGAMDEIDLVESLKIEQVVNKYKCPTRVETCSAITTRKEKPDKPIADGFRWLIDTIVVHYKEINKRVDADMETERKLLEKEMEERRERIRKLRAERERQEALKNQALAARNQAPGVPDSDDSDVVVSDVTQGPGSSGIPNGVLPQSRRKSVKQRREVRRNSTDDQELRELGFKSPADLQDSTSSSSSAEASPERAPSSPPSSKSPRISSETATSPSETSQPSKPHRVILVQESPTHLAASNNNLSVSSPSSTGKEVNSKHRQSLSSPSSAEKDRDSRILDPISAAYANVFGTSKLDLSIEKRENECVPIDSDDDLFDIPSLSKSGRQSSLPSVTTRTSSTPSIISYIKDHLELEATGKPPKKKSFLKRYHKTAPLVQNNSAEHNSVNHNSRVPPPLA; encoded by the exons ATGGGCAACTGTCTCTTGCTTCTTGGACTCAAGAAGCAGAAGAG GCCTGTCACACTGCTGTTGGTGGGTTTAGACAATGCTGGCAAAACGACGGCAGCGAAGGGAATCGTTGGAG ATCCTGTAGAAGATACCACACCAACAGTAGGCTTTGCCCCAGAATACCTAGAATATAGAGGCTGTGAAATTACTATATATGACTTAGGTGGAGGCAGTCGAATCAGGCCAGTGTGGTCTAAGTATTTCTCTGAG GTCCATGGTGTAATATTTGTTGTGGATTCAAGTGATCCTAATAGAATACAGGAATGTAGAGATGTTCTTTCAAATCTTCTGTCAGACAGAAAAGTTGCAGGGAAACCAGTCCTTAT aCTTGCCAACAAGCAAGATGTAGAAGGTGCCATGGATGAGATAGACCTTGTAGAATCTCTCAAGATAGAACAAGTTGTTAATAAATACAAATGTCCAACGAGAGTGGAAACCTGCTCGGCCATCACTACTCGGAAAGAGAAGCCAGACAAGCCAATTGCCGATGGATTCAG atGGTTAATAGATACCATTGTTGTGCATTACAAAGAAATCAATAAACGAGTCGATGCTGATATGGAAACTGAACGAAAACTActagagaaggaaatggaggaaagaagagaaaggatacgAAAGctaagggcagagagagagagacaagaagcccTTAAGAATCAGGCCTTGGCTGCAAGAAACCAGGCACCTGGTGTCCCCGATAGTGACGACTCTGATGTTGTTGTTAGTGATGTGACGCAGGGCCCAGGAAGCAGCGGCATACCCAAT GGTGTATTACCTCAGTCAAGAAGGAAGTCTGTTAAGCaaaggagagaggtaaggagaaacTCAACAGATGACCAGGAGCTCAGGGAACTTGGTTTCAAGTCTCCTGCAGATCTTCAGGattctacctcctcttcttcctctgcagAG GCTTCCCCCGAGAGAGCACCATCTTCCCCACCAAGTTCCAAAAGCCCAAGAATATCTTCAGAGACTGCAACTTCACCTTCTGAGACCTCTCAGCCAAGCAAACCTCACCGTGTCATTCTAGTTCAAGAATCTCCGACCCACTTGGCTGCCTCCAACAATAACCTCTCTGTTAGTTCACCCTCCAGTACTGGAAAGGAGGTGAACTCTAAACACAGGCAGTCTCTTAGCTCACCTTCCAGCGCTGAGAAGGATAGAGACAGTAGGATTCTTGATCCAATTAGTGCTGCGTATGCTAATg TGTTTGGTACCTCAAAGCTGGACCTTtcaattgagaagagagagaatgagtgtgttCCTATTGACTCAGATGATGACCTCTTTGATATTCCCTCATTGTCAAAAAGTGGTCGCCAAAGTAGCCTTCCTTCAGTTACCACACGGACAAGTTCAACACCTTCTATTATTAGCTATATTAAAG ATCACCTGGAGCTGGAAGCCACAGGTAAACCACCAAAGAAGAAATCATTTTTGAAAAGATATCATAAAACAGCCCCATTGGTTCAAAATAATTCAGCTGAACATAATTCTGTTAATCACAATTCAAGGGTTCCTCCACCGCTGGCATGA
- the LOC119586487 gene encoding ADP-ribosylation factor-like protein 13B isoform X1: MGNCLLLLGLKKQKRPVTLLLVGLDNAGKTTAAKGIVGDPVEDTTPTVGFAPEYLEYRGCEITIYDLGGGSRIRPVWSKYFSEVHGVIFVVDSSDPNRIQECRDVLSNLLSDRKVAGKPVLILANKQDVEGAMDEIDLVESLKIEQVVNKYKCPTRVETCSAITTRKEKPDKPIADGFRWLIDTIVVHYKEINKRVDADMETERKLLEKEMEERRERIRKLRAERERQEALKNQALAARNQAPGVPDSDDSDVVVSDVTQGPGSSGIPNGVLPQSRRKSVKQRREVRRNSTDDQELRELGFKSPADLQDSTSSSSSAEQASPERAPSSPPSSKSPRISSETATSPSETSQPSKPHRVILVQESPTHLAASNNNLSVSSPSSTGKEVNSKHRQSLSSPSSAEKDRDSRILDPISAAYANVFGTSKLDLSIEKRENECVPIDSDDDLFDIPSLSKSGRQSSLPSVTTRTSSTPSIISYIKDHLELEATGKPPKKKSFLKRYHKTAPLVQNNSAEHNSVNHNSRVPPPLA; encoded by the exons ATGGGCAACTGTCTCTTGCTTCTTGGACTCAAGAAGCAGAAGAG GCCTGTCACACTGCTGTTGGTGGGTTTAGACAATGCTGGCAAAACGACGGCAGCGAAGGGAATCGTTGGAG ATCCTGTAGAAGATACCACACCAACAGTAGGCTTTGCCCCAGAATACCTAGAATATAGAGGCTGTGAAATTACTATATATGACTTAGGTGGAGGCAGTCGAATCAGGCCAGTGTGGTCTAAGTATTTCTCTGAG GTCCATGGTGTAATATTTGTTGTGGATTCAAGTGATCCTAATAGAATACAGGAATGTAGAGATGTTCTTTCAAATCTTCTGTCAGACAGAAAAGTTGCAGGGAAACCAGTCCTTAT aCTTGCCAACAAGCAAGATGTAGAAGGTGCCATGGATGAGATAGACCTTGTAGAATCTCTCAAGATAGAACAAGTTGTTAATAAATACAAATGTCCAACGAGAGTGGAAACCTGCTCGGCCATCACTACTCGGAAAGAGAAGCCAGACAAGCCAATTGCCGATGGATTCAG atGGTTAATAGATACCATTGTTGTGCATTACAAAGAAATCAATAAACGAGTCGATGCTGATATGGAAACTGAACGAAAACTActagagaaggaaatggaggaaagaagagaaaggatacgAAAGctaagggcagagagagagagacaagaagcccTTAAGAATCAGGCCTTGGCTGCAAGAAACCAGGCACCTGGTGTCCCCGATAGTGACGACTCTGATGTTGTTGTTAGTGATGTGACGCAGGGCCCAGGAAGCAGCGGCATACCCAAT GGTGTATTACCTCAGTCAAGAAGGAAGTCTGTTAAGCaaaggagagaggtaaggagaaacTCAACAGATGACCAGGAGCTCAGGGAACTTGGTTTCAAGTCTCCTGCAGATCTTCAGGattctacctcctcttcttcctctgcagAG CAGGCTTCCCCCGAGAGAGCACCATCTTCCCCACCAAGTTCCAAAAGCCCAAGAATATCTTCAGAGACTGCAACTTCACCTTCTGAGACCTCTCAGCCAAGCAAACCTCACCGTGTCATTCTAGTTCAAGAATCTCCGACCCACTTGGCTGCCTCCAACAATAACCTCTCTGTTAGTTCACCCTCCAGTACTGGAAAGGAGGTGAACTCTAAACACAGGCAGTCTCTTAGCTCACCTTCCAGCGCTGAGAAGGATAGAGACAGTAGGATTCTTGATCCAATTAGTGCTGCGTATGCTAATg TGTTTGGTACCTCAAAGCTGGACCTTtcaattgagaagagagagaatgagtgtgttCCTATTGACTCAGATGATGACCTCTTTGATATTCCCTCATTGTCAAAAAGTGGTCGCCAAAGTAGCCTTCCTTCAGTTACCACACGGACAAGTTCAACACCTTCTATTATTAGCTATATTAAAG ATCACCTGGAGCTGGAAGCCACAGGTAAACCACCAAAGAAGAAATCATTTTTGAAAAGATATCATAAAACAGCCCCATTGGTTCAAAATAATTCAGCTGAACATAATTCTGTTAATCACAATTCAAGGGTTCCTCCACCGCTGGCATGA
- the LOC119586487 gene encoding ADP-ribosylation factor-like protein 13B isoform X3 yields the protein MGNCLLLLGLKKQKRPVTLLLVGLDNAGKTTAAKGIVGDPVEDTTPTVGFAPEYLEYRGCEITIYDLGGGSRIRPVWSKYFSEVHGVIFVVDSSDPNRIQECRDVLSNLLSDRKVAGKPVLILANKQDVEGAMDEIDLVESLKIEQVVNKYKCPTRVETCSAITTRKEKPDKPIADGFRWLIDTIVVHYKEINKRVDADMETERKLLEKEMEERRERIRKLRAERERQEALKNQALAARNQAPGVPDSDDSDVVVSDVTQGPGSSGIPNASPERAPSSPPSSKSPRISSETATSPSETSQPSKPHRVILVQESPTHLAASNNNLSVSSPSSTGKEVNSKHRQSLSSPSSAEKDRDSRILDPISAAYANVFGTSKLDLSIEKRENECVPIDSDDDLFDIPSLSKSGRQSSLPSVTTRTSSTPSIISYIKDHLELEATGKPPKKKSFLKRYHKTAPLVQNNSAEHNSVNHNSRVPPPLA from the exons ATGGGCAACTGTCTCTTGCTTCTTGGACTCAAGAAGCAGAAGAG GCCTGTCACACTGCTGTTGGTGGGTTTAGACAATGCTGGCAAAACGACGGCAGCGAAGGGAATCGTTGGAG ATCCTGTAGAAGATACCACACCAACAGTAGGCTTTGCCCCAGAATACCTAGAATATAGAGGCTGTGAAATTACTATATATGACTTAGGTGGAGGCAGTCGAATCAGGCCAGTGTGGTCTAAGTATTTCTCTGAG GTCCATGGTGTAATATTTGTTGTGGATTCAAGTGATCCTAATAGAATACAGGAATGTAGAGATGTTCTTTCAAATCTTCTGTCAGACAGAAAAGTTGCAGGGAAACCAGTCCTTAT aCTTGCCAACAAGCAAGATGTAGAAGGTGCCATGGATGAGATAGACCTTGTAGAATCTCTCAAGATAGAACAAGTTGTTAATAAATACAAATGTCCAACGAGAGTGGAAACCTGCTCGGCCATCACTACTCGGAAAGAGAAGCCAGACAAGCCAATTGCCGATGGATTCAG atGGTTAATAGATACCATTGTTGTGCATTACAAAGAAATCAATAAACGAGTCGATGCTGATATGGAAACTGAACGAAAACTActagagaaggaaatggaggaaagaagagaaaggatacgAAAGctaagggcagagagagagagacaagaagcccTTAAGAATCAGGCCTTGGCTGCAAGAAACCAGGCACCTGGTGTCCCCGATAGTGACGACTCTGATGTTGTTGTTAGTGATGTGACGCAGGGCCCAGGAAGCAGCGGCATACCCAAT GCTTCCCCCGAGAGAGCACCATCTTCCCCACCAAGTTCCAAAAGCCCAAGAATATCTTCAGAGACTGCAACTTCACCTTCTGAGACCTCTCAGCCAAGCAAACCTCACCGTGTCATTCTAGTTCAAGAATCTCCGACCCACTTGGCTGCCTCCAACAATAACCTCTCTGTTAGTTCACCCTCCAGTACTGGAAAGGAGGTGAACTCTAAACACAGGCAGTCTCTTAGCTCACCTTCCAGCGCTGAGAAGGATAGAGACAGTAGGATTCTTGATCCAATTAGTGCTGCGTATGCTAATg TGTTTGGTACCTCAAAGCTGGACCTTtcaattgagaagagagagaatgagtgtgttCCTATTGACTCAGATGATGACCTCTTTGATATTCCCTCATTGTCAAAAAGTGGTCGCCAAAGTAGCCTTCCTTCAGTTACCACACGGACAAGTTCAACACCTTCTATTATTAGCTATATTAAAG ATCACCTGGAGCTGGAAGCCACAGGTAAACCACCAAAGAAGAAATCATTTTTGAAAAGATATCATAAAACAGCCCCATTGGTTCAAAATAATTCAGCTGAACATAATTCTGTTAATCACAATTCAAGGGTTCCTCCACCGCTGGCATGA